The nucleotide window ggtcggcgtggacccgctgggccgaagggcttgtttctgcattgtatcactaaaactaaaactgaactaaagatCCCACAAACAGCACTAGAATTTTGTTTCAGTGGCACATTTCAGGAAATTAATATTGGGcaagaacctttttttttttaaactgcccaTGGATCTTCTGCATCGGCCTTAGAACAGCTGGAACTTTAATGTTTCACCTGCAGTGGCATCTCTGACAGTGCGGAGCTCCCGTAGAAAGTGGGTTTAGATTATGGAATTGGGAGTTACAGAATGCAGAATTATTAGGTGTAGGatgggacagcagatgctggtttaaaccgaagatagacacagaaagctggagtaagtcagcgggtcagacagcatctctggagaaaaggaataggtgacgttttgggcagaggcccttcttcagactggagagtcaggggaaatgaaaatgagagacatagacggtgatgtagagagatatagaacaaatgaatgaaagatatgcaataaagtaatgatgataaaggcatGTCATTGTTGGCTCTTTGGCTGTAACTcattctcacctaacaaacagctaacagtctgaagaagggtttcggcccgaaacgttgcctatctccttcgctccatagatgatgctgcaccctctgagtttctccagcatttttgtgtaccaacagctaacaatgacctgtttcctttatcatcattacttttttgcatctttcattaatttgttccatctctacatcaccgtctatatctcttgtttcctttacccctgactcagtctgaagaagggtctcgacccgacaggtcacctattccttttctccagagatgctgctggacccgcagGATCATTAAGCTCAGGACAGATTGTGCGAGACACTCGCTAAATCTTAGGGCAACTTCAATTCTCATTAACTATCGACCAAAATGTAGTTTACTGCTGAGTTTGTATTGAAAAGCTCTCCTGTTAATACAAGTAAAATTCATCTTTATTGCGATCTTTTAAAGTGAGATACTACAACGATTGGGCCGGGATTCTCCAGGCTGGTGAGCGGAGTGTGGTTGGCATTGGATGAGGCTGGTTCTGTTCCTGCTTCTACAAGAGATGCCGGTCGTGATTCTCTCGTCCCCTGGCACCACCACTGCTCCTCTGTGCCAGAGAACGGGTCATCAGGGCTCCCCACAGccgtctcctccctcccccctccagccTGTCAGACTGGCCAGGGGGTGGGTTCACTCAAAGCGCCGTAGGTGGTTGAACAGTGACTGGACATAGGTGAAGACACACATGGGGTCAGGCTTGTTCCCCATCACCATCATGTCATCCACTTCGATTAGTCTGTCGCAGTGTGCCAGCTTCCTGCAACGTCAAAAACACAATACTCTCACACAACATCAGAAGCAAAAACAGCTCTCTCACTCCCACAGCGCTCCCACAgcgcccctaccccccccccccccccccccccccccccccccccccccccccccctttccaccaCCACTGCAGGACCACCATGGCCATTGTTCTATCATTGGAAACATGGTCAACGTTATTCAACAGACAGCAATGTGATACCAATGGTTTTGATGTTCAGGTTTGAccaggtttgctgatgattgtTGAAGGATATTTAAAGCCAGGGCATTGAGGAAGCACTCCTCTCCTCAAAACTGTAGTTATGTTTggttgagggaggagaggggactgTGTTTAATGTCATCCGAGTAATGGTCTCTCCCATGTTTGCTGGAGCTGGGAGTGTTAGACACATCGCGTGGAATTAAGCTCATATCTATGACCTCCTGAGTCAAGGGACAATGGTTAGCACTTCCCACGACTAGCTTCCTACCCCCTGTTATCAAGCTtcttgaacagtccttccatcaaGCTAAAATACGGACCGATTCTCCTctacccattgtggacattggattttatctctggaactgttgcaccagcatgctgagaactacattctgcattttgtatctttccctttactctacctattgtacttacgTTTGGCCTAACTGTATTTATATGTAGTATTAtccgatttgactggatagcatgcaaaataaagtttttccCTGCATCTCGGTACAGGTGACTACAATAAACCTAGACGTACAGCACCTTGTTCCTATTTCCAGCACAGAACAGAATTTAAATCTGGGCAACAGTTGGCTGGGAAATAAAAACGTGTGGATGTTTGGTGCCCTCACCATGTGGTCTTCTAACACAGGAACCAATGGTTAAACAAGAGGTCAGTCACATTGTAGTCCCATCTATCATATACTCAGTACCTAAACAGCTATGATTCATTTCAATGTAGACATCTTGTAATGGACCCAACGGCACCAGTATAATGTGGACTGGTGGGATATTTAACTGCAGTGCACATCTCAAGTCTTACCCCGGGTAGATACTGGAGACTCTGGCCCATGGTGGATCTGATTGTTCTGATACCCAACCCCAGCCCTGGCCCCCTGTCTGTGCCGGTGGTGGGTGAGCCTTGTCTATTCAGGGCCAGTACTCACTCAGCCATGCCGAATGCCAGCTCGAAGTTGTGCTTGCGGTTACTGGAGTTCAGCTCATTGTAGTCGAATGATtctgggaagaaggagtggatgaGAGCACAGAATGCCATTCCATTGCTCCAACTCGAGGAGAAGTTCTGGATATCAATCAGCTGCAAGCAAATGTTAGACGTTTACAATCCCTCTCTGATTAACGAGGCTCAGTGATAAATGATAGCATCCATTTCAGGTACTGGGTCCAAGCAAGGATTGGATACATTCATTACATTCTTCCATCAGCAGGGTAGCATGGGCCAGACACAGGCTAGGTTCCCTCCACACCGTCCAGTCACTGAGCCTCAGGGCTGGAATGGCATGGATTAGATCGAGAATAAAGTTCCCTTCCACAGTCCCATCACACACAGAATTGTAAAGCATCTAATTAGGCCCACCTTGTCAGGTCTGACCATCGTGCCAATCTGTACTAATCCCACTGGTctgcatatccctctgttcccaaCGTATTCATGTCTCCGTCTAGCTGCCTTTTTGTCGTTCCTTTATCTGCCTCCACTTTCTCCCGTGTCAACTCATTCCGACACCGACTCATGGTGTGAAAATGTAATCCTTAGATCCCCTTTATACATAGAACAGAGGTGGCGCAGTGAACCGTGGTCCTAGCATCACCTGTCCCCTCACGTTGGTTGGCATTAACCCTTTTGCTTACCTTGTATCCGATTGTCTTGGAGCGACACCACTCTAGAAGGACCTGTTTGATGCTGCTCGCACTTGCAACGGCAAAACTCTGTGATCTCTGCAGCTTCCCCTTTGACTCTCCGATTTTACCCCTGGGTAAAGGGAGGAGGCGATGAGAACTGAACCGCCAACTGTGTCGGGTACTATTCACGGTGCAGCTGGCAGTATGTGGATTTCTAACTGAGTTATCCCTCCTGAAACACCCAGTGACAAGAGCTAGCTTTGCTCAAggccttttaactctttaaaGGAACTCTCAACGTCCCATTTCCTGCTCTTTCACCACAGCCCACAATTTAGCCCAATTTTATTTCTCACCGTCAATTATCTCTCAGGttcagaacaaagaacagtacagcacaggaccaggcccttcagcccactatgactGTGCTGAACACAATCCCAAATTAAATAATTCTCTGCCTTCAtgcgatccatgtccctccattccctgtatatccgtgtgcctgtctactgcaaaagcctcttcaataattatcgaatctgcctccaccaccacccctgacacagagttccaggcacccaccactctctggataggaaagggttttgAACTCTATAGGGGTTGAGAGGAAAGTAAAATTGAGACCAAGATCACAGACAGACCACGATCTTATTGAATTATTTGAGTAACTGAATCATCTCCTCCTCTTCTGACACGTTACGATAAAGACATGTGGCACAgggaaggccctttggcccatcgagtctacatcaACCAGCAGACACCCTTTTTACATTTTGCAGGAGAAACCTTCCTGCCCCTCAGAATGATGGTGGTAGTAATATTTACATCGATTTGAAAGAGAAATGGCATTAGTGTCTTCACcctcacccacacgcacacaccccccaccccagaaCCACTCTTCTGATGGTAAATGCATTGTAAGCAGCAGGCTCCCCTGTATGCGCTGCCCGCCTCGTCTTGTCTCTAACCTGCTGCCTTCCTTTTCGAACTTCTCAAAGAGCGCCTTCCTGGACTGGGGTCCGGTTGTTCGCGGCAGCGTCTGTGACCGCATCAACAGGGGCCTCTTCCCCCCCTGGCGGGccgcaggtgggggtggggaccgTGATTTGGTGGACACACTCGGGTAAAGTTCAAGGACACTGCGGCGAAAGAGATCAACATCGGAAGTTAAAAACTTGGAAGTGCAGTGATAAATCCCGCTGTAGAAGGTGGAGGCAAACgcagaacatggaacagcacgAGAACACattgcctgtgccgaacatgatgccaagttgaactaatctcgtctgcctgcacatgatccatatccctccattccctgcatatccatgggctTGTctcaaagtctcttaaatgccagtatcgtaaccctccaccacttccccaggcaatgtgtttcaggcacccaccaccgtcTGCAAAATAACTTACCCTGCACCTCCTTCAAACGtttcccttttcaccttaaagctatgccttctagtttttaaCATCTCCCACCCTGGGGTAACGGGTCTGACTGTCTCATCTACCCACGCCTCTCACACTTTTAtataaggtctcccctcagccttgtGTCATGACAGAGAAAACTATCTGTGTTTGTGCAACTTCTTATTGCCAATAGCCAGCATGCTGGTAAATCTCTCCTACATCCCTTCCAAAGcctacacatccttcctgcaacgaGGAGACCAGAAcctcatgcaatactccaaaccaGCCTCACCaaagctgcattatgacttcctgactcttgtactcaacgcCCTGACCAACGAAGGCATTGTTAACTActctatctgcttgtgttgctactttcagggagctatagacTTGGACCACAGTCTGTGCATTAATGCTGTTAGGGAGCCTGCCTCTCCATTTTCCCCTCACATTCGACCTCCGACAGTGCAgctcctcacacttgctcggattaaactccatctgccatttctccgcccgttTCTGTAGCCGATCTACATGTCATtgcatactttgacagccttcctcacagtctacAACTGCAGCAAACTTGCTGTTCTCTCCAAATTTACTCATCAATCCTTGCAGAATCACCAGCTCTCACTGAAGATCTTTGGATATTGAGGAAACCAGCGGATATGACATCAGTGGAGGAAAGTGGTGCCGAGGGAGGTAGAGGAGCGGAGGTGGACTCGGCAAGTGGGGCTGCCTAATGATCTTCTAGTGTTGCACCTGAGtggaagggtgcagaagagattcaccaggttgtGACCAGGACGTGCTGGCTTGAGTCATAGGGAAAGGTTGGAGAGGCTAGGGACTTTGcagcattggaggttgaggggtgacgttatcaaggtgtacaagatcatgagggataAAGTGACTATCAGTCTTTTTTCCCAAGGTACAAGATTCTAAGACTACAGGGTCggggcttaagatgagaggggaaagatttaagagggaccttagGGACGGCCTGTTCACAGACAGTAGTCTGGGATGAGCTTTCAGAGGAAGCTGCAGAAGCGGATGCAATTGCGATTTTAAATTtcatttagacagatatatggataggaaagttttggaGAGCTATGGCCCACATTCAGGTAAacaggactagcccagaatgccaagttggtcggcatggacaaggtaggccgaagggcctgtctctgtgctgcacAATTCCATTGCTCTATCATTCTGACAGGCTAGGTCTCATCTAGGCCCAAGGTGTGATCCACGGTCTGTGGACAGTAGGTGAATCCTGGCCAGAAGACAGCTGGGCAACCCTGACTGGCCTACGTGTCAACTGGGTGATGTAGTGCTGCAGCAGGTAGTGCCATTGCCTCATAGCTACAGGGACCTGTGACCATTTCTAATCTCAGAACCCATCTCGGAGTTGTTACGTTCTGTCCATTACGATGTGGACTTCccttgccccccaccccctcccaaggTGTCCAGTTTAGTTCCACGTCCTAAAACCGGGCGGGTAAGTTACTTGATGGCTGAGATTATCCTTTCAGGTCGTAAAGAAGTagaggggagttgatgagaatggacTACTGGGAATTGGGTGGTAGAGTTGGACTAATGGCACTGATCTCCTGGGAGCTggcatagacctgatgggccgagtggACTGCTTCATAATAAGTCAGGACACATTAGTGATGTGAGGTTTCGCAGAGTCATTACCTGGACGGAGAGCGGAGGTCACTAGACACTGAGTGACTGATGGAAGAGGCTGTCTTGCTGGCGTTGGCATTCTTATCTGCAAAACGAGAACAGAGAGGGTATCATAGTATTGAGAAGCACAGagtcgggccctttggcccagaccACTAATGCTCGACTTGATGCCTAAGCAGCTCACGTTTTCCTGCGTTAGGCGCAAATGCCTCCGCTTTTCCTACCCAAGAACATGCCCAATGCAactcagcttggtttggcaactactCCATCTAAGACAGtacaaaattgcagagaatagtgaatgcagcccagtccatcaaacaAACCAGCCTCCTCCCTTATTGACTCAACCTACACTCCATGCTACCTCAAGAAAGCTGCCAACATaataggaggaagttgaggcaggtactatcacaatgtttaagaagcatttggacaggtacatggattgggcaggtttagagggatatggggaaaacagacaggtgggactagtgcagatgggacttgtgtagttggttggtgtgggcaagttgggccgaattccatgctctatgacactATAGTCAAGGACCCAGtcattcactcttctcccctctcacattgaGCAAAAGATACAAAAACACATATCACCAGATTCAAGTATAGTTTCTTTACGGCTATGATCAGACTGTGGCATGTACCTCTCATGTGTTAAGGATGTATTCCCAATCTGCCAATCTATCTAACTGCGACCCTACAAATGTTttcttatctgcactttctctgtagttggAACACCATATTCTACACTCAGTTGATGTTCTCATTGACgtgctcatgtatggtatgatctgcctggatGGCCAAGCAAAACAAAGTTATTTATTGAATACATGTCAACGATAAAACGATGCTAATAAAAGTAAAGATTATAAATATAGTAACACAGTAACGTTGCGCAGAAGCCCATGCTGCTGAGCTCTGcgcatttaaacttcactttagactttagagatacagggcagaaatagGTCCTGTGGCCCGGTAcctggacgtggcgtcgaaggacgagaaaacggccgaagcaaagaagttgaagccaaataaccaaaagcgtataaagccgaaacgccaactaaccgaaaaggcgtgacgcctaaatgcaaactaaccgaaagtaaGCGGCCgaaagcgcatccctcgggacagcccccactctcccacgcctgctctccgcctcgtctcccctgtgtggccgcactgtgatgggctgtgtgTCGGCAACACCGGGTGGaacagaggtgtgggacaggctggtccctcagcccacccagagtcacagaCCGCAATGCAccaccatcggaccccaacccccacatcaggGTGATTCCCCCATTCCATCCCCGGACCCCAacccacacacggggtgatttaccccctgacacccacaccgggtgattcacccccacccTGGCCGCAGGGACAGACGGCTCGGGACATTGGCAGCCGTAGTAAatggcttttaaaacatgggggacacacaaattccctggcgggccgatgacaagtgtgcctgacaacgaacaattttatcccccagccccccccccccctcccccctgacaaCAAGGagcatgttttatttattaccggCTGGTTACTTGCGGAACGCACACAAactcccacacacaaaacaccagataatctgtaaactgctttaaccgaagatggacacaaaatgctggagcaactccgtgggacaggcagcatctctggagtgaaggaatgggtgacgtttcaggtcaagacccttcttcagacctgaagactaggtctgaagggtttcgacctgaaatgccacccattccttctctccagagatgatgcctgtcccactgagtcactccagcattttgtgtctatctttggtgtgacagttgtctcatttcatcggcttcatgTGTTGCTTTACATGCCGCTTGTATCTAGTCATCCATGTGTCctcttaatgaaatctcacatctttgcgagggggggatggaatggatgtgaccACCGGCTAAAGCAAAGGCACAGTTgggacagggaaataatcccaccacttaattaaccaagttcccgaatgtaagaactatttatacatgtaacatttttagtttttaaatcaatgtaactcttttttgatttttaatgccgagttaaaaccccgtcctgtgggaagggcttgcggCAGCTGGTTTTATAGAgccttcattgttggtaggtgctgtcCTTTCACATAGACCGCTGTGAGTGGCAGTATTCTCAACCTCCATAGCAGCTCTGCATAAGTGTAGTCAGACGTGATGGACActgacaagtcccacccccccccccccccccccccgaggccatgtccgttatttgacttttcgttTGCGCGGCCATTCGGTcagttggcgtttcggcagagtggccattcggtgagtttgcatttaggcgtcccaccctttcggttagttggtgtttcggcttaatttccgttcggttatttggcttccacttccttgcttcggcttcttgtccacCACGCCATGTCCGCACACGCTTTAGCCCAccatgcccacgctgaccaacaattatcctgcacactaacactatcctgcacacaagggacaatttaacagtttttaccgaagccaattaacctacaaacctgtctgtctttagagagggggaggaaacaaacgcagtcacagagagaatgtacaaacttcatacagaagtacacccctagtcaggatcgaa belongs to Leucoraja erinacea ecotype New England chromosome 28, Leri_hhj_1, whole genome shotgun sequence and includes:
- the smtnl gene encoding smoothelin, like — encoded protein: MDPGSSVDCESLQQAVGYFEGALRDAVKEVHVDMGALKRTVDQRLEELLQMVKPLSLTLGRVQQENRQLRDQVNSLSQQVERLAARASGDRRATGRAPDPEWTTRTGTHMPGTDGTVPSTNAGEPMAELNGMESGRQTHITAEVTTLHSVRGKEVSTLEHQPAAVGLAHLPITAVTKSGEKFAAEVLGVVSPRSEALGQTAVGKPQTESVGQTADKNANASKTASSISHSVSSDLRSPSSVLELYPSVSTKSRSPPPPAARQGGKRPLLMRSQTLPRTTGPQSRKALFEKFEKEGSRGKIGESKGKLQRSQSFAVASASSIKQVLLEWCRSKTIGYKLIDIQNFSSSWSNGMAFCALIHSFFPESFDYNELNSSNRKHNFELAFGMAEKLAHCDRLIEVDDMMVMGNKPDPMCVFTYVQSLFNHLRRFE